A single Mixta calida DNA region contains:
- a CDS encoding reverse transcriptase domain-containing protein, which produces MNVIVQNELFDELFSPESLFKTFNEKFSNSGAKGIDRLNGMQYSLRAQRDLIKTSEKCLNGSFRFSPYLEMLKSKGRGKNPRVISIPTIRDRVVLRQLNIFLCKVFPEYVPKSLASTYIRSLSSDFLSANPDDVYICSCDIEGFYDNIIKTRLIKKLSSRISSKKALDLIVRSLLTPTSHSSAKKSQRKDFFNKDKGVPQGLSISNVLASIYMSDIDNSMDKFNVKYYRYVDDVLMYGDKESVSKAYLSIRRKLKLRGLNTHPPSSPKTHLGYLNQPFGFLGYVFKGNDITVRDSTLEAFLQSIAARFSDFTHNKNRRLKKYPHLSIDDLKGIFLEELNEKITGAISGNKRYGWVAYYSNINDLSLLHKIDFIAKEMFSRLSDFDHQPPTELKKISRSYYEIKFNPQGGYIRNYDKIETLKQKTDFLVSRGRISPDERLTKDQIEERFERYKTTILSRMQADEGEIYPK; this is translated from the coding sequence TTATTTGATGAGCTATTTTCTCCAGAAAGCCTATTTAAAACATTTAATGAGAAGTTTAGTAATTCGGGAGCAAAGGGAATTGATCGTTTAAATGGAATGCAATATTCCCTTAGAGCTCAAAGAGATTTGATAAAGACGTCTGAGAAGTGTTTAAATGGTAGTTTTCGTTTTAGCCCATATCTTGAAATGTTAAAAAGCAAGGGGAGGGGGAAAAATCCAAGAGTTATATCGATTCCAACAATCCGTGATCGTGTGGTTTTGCGGCAGCTAAATATATTTCTTTGCAAGGTCTTCCCTGAATATGTGCCAAAGAGTTTAGCGTCAACCTATATAAGATCTTTATCTTCAGATTTCCTTTCAGCAAATCCAGATGATGTTTATATTTGTAGTTGCGATATTGAAGGTTTTTACGACAACATCATTAAAACCCGATTGATTAAAAAACTTTCATCTCGGATTAGCTCAAAAAAAGCACTTGATTTAATCGTCCGTTCTTTGTTAACACCAACCTCTCACAGCTCAGCTAAGAAAAGCCAAAGGAAAGATTTTTTCAATAAGGATAAAGGTGTTCCACAAGGGCTTTCAATTTCAAATGTGCTTGCCTCAATATACATGTCTGACATTGATAATTCAATGGATAAATTTAATGTAAAATATTACCGATATGTTGATGATGTTCTTATGTATGGTGATAAGGAATCCGTATCAAAAGCTTATTTATCGATAAGAAGGAAACTAAAATTAAGAGGTTTAAACACACATCCTCCATCATCTCCAAAGACTCATTTAGGATACCTCAATCAACCCTTTGGGTTCCTTGGTTATGTTTTTAAGGGGAATGATATAACTGTTAGAGATTCAACTCTTGAGGCATTCTTACAATCCATTGCCGCACGATTTAGTGATTTTACACATAATAAAAACCGCAGGCTTAAAAAATACCCTCATCTATCCATTGATGATTTAAAAGGAATATTTTTGGAAGAACTAAATGAAAAAATCACAGGCGCAATTAGTGGTAACAAACGTTATGGTTGGGTTGCTTACTATTCCAATATAAATGATCTATCTTTGCTCCACAAGATAGATTTTATAGCAAAAGAAATGTTTTCAAGATTAAGTGATTTCGATCATCAACCGCCAACAGAACTTAAAAAAATATCCAGGTCTTATTACGAAATAAAATTCAACCCACAAGGCGGATATATCAGGAACTATGACAAAATAGAGACGCTTAAACAAAAAACAGATTTTTTAGTTAGTAGAGGAAGAATTTCTCCAGATGAAAGGCTTACCAAAGATCAAATCGAAGAACGTTTTGAACGTTATAAAACAACAATTTTGTCCAGAATGCAGGCAGATGAAGGTGAAATATATCCTAAGTAA